The sequence CGTTTGTTGCCCAGAAcgctgatatttttattataacgttCGATGTACTATGAGCATCGAATGCCATTCCTGTAGGCTGCAAGTGCGTAATTATTAAAACGAGAGTCCAACAGTCCAAATCCAGTATTACTCTTGTACTTCCTACTGCCACGTACTTTTCAAGAGTCGAAAGTATCAAGTAAGTACTGTCAAATGtcattgattaaaatgtatCCAATGTGTGAGTAATCAGGAGATCTTATCATCATCCGATcggatgaattatttatttgaccGGTGCACATCGCTGCACATGGAAACCCGGGTAGCAACTTCTGTGACATGGTTGTGTCAAATCATTTGCAATAAACCAATTATGTAGAACACGGTGTATTACTATTTATCGTCTCTGCACAGTGTTTTAGGTCATTTTGAATACCGAATTTTTACATGGGTAGCACCATGCATTCGGAGTGCAATTATTGTTAGTTCAAACACTGTGttacatttaaatagtttacCGTGAGCTATTTAGGTAAATGCCAATAGAACAACTGTGTAATGGTCGGTTAAACCACACTGTGTACCGTATGTGTGATACCTTGGTTGCTAAAGGGTTACACTTACATAGGAGCTCTTACACCAGTAGAAGagtcatttaatatttacctatcatCTGCAAGAATTTGTGTTGAAAATGCTTTTGGTTGTTTGAATGATAGATGGAGAGTGTTGTTGAAAAAAGctgatattaattacaaattcatacctATTATGGTAGATAGTTTtgtcatattacataatataattgaaacttCAAAAGATAGTTTCAATCCATGCTGGTTATAAGATCTTTAAATGAAGTACATATTGAAAGACCACAACCCAAGGGGGGAGGCAATGGGGCAATTGCCCCCCCCCCGTTCACAAAAGAAAGTATCATATATtccaatagttttttatttgaaatagatcatgacctttttttagttgataactAACAAATTGCCCCCCCCCTCTGTTTAGGACCACTGTATTCGCCCTTGCCACAACCTCAACAAGTAACAGTGACTCGAGCTGAACCACGTGCAAAGGACATTCgtgaagttttaaaaaactatacgaataataataatcatcagtAATCAGTACTACATTATGTAAAACATAcagtttaaaactttaaaacatatttattaaacatttaaaaacagaatacatttaataacttaataattttatatcttattgCATTATTTCCCAGTCTTtggtttacaatttttttagatattttaaaaatatatacataatgttaattatataaggTAAATAATTAATCTTTAAGCTTGAGTAAAGTGGTCAGTAGGCTATTAAATTCCTGTTATCTTTTTGCGTTTGTTCTTGGTCAGATTTTAATAGTTCTTCCtcccatttttttctttaataagaTCTTTATGCCCTTCcttagttttattaaaagagTCCATCAAGTAAGTcaccagaatctaaaatataggcaaatgtatcaacaaaaaaaaagtaattttatatacaaataagtcAATAAATCTTCTACTTTTACGGTGAGATCCTTTTTTGAGATAGAGTTTCCTTGTTTTGTATTGAACTTGTGTCCACCTGGTCATCTTTTAGGTAAATTAGTTTATAACTGACATCTGCATCTTTTTCATTAACACTAATATTTTCTTCAATGAACTccatatctatatattaattgCATTACAGTATTAAATATAGAAAGTGAAAGGACTAcaggaataaatattttacaaataattttgctATATGTCAAATGAAGAGAAAAagactttttgaaataaatttatttatttattaaaaactatataaatgagTATTATCATGTGTATACATcttatatagatttatagattaaaatatgttcttgatgggtaaattttagtttattaatcaacaaatgattatttttgttttttttcacgtTTTAAGTGTTATTTATAATTGCTTATATTGCCTTTAAAGTTTAAGTAGTTCAAATCTGTACCTTGCTGATAACAGTTCTTGCCAGCTGACGTCCCacatgtatcataatataaatatttatcgtgCAATGACtgcaatgtttatattatgttcatgtgAATTCCACTGAATTCTGAGTGAAGTTCAGTAATTCACTCATCGCTGATATCAGACATTTGCAGTTGTAGTAAATGCCGACTGTACAGCAGGTCAGCATTTAGCATAACGCTATTACAGCAGTCGCatacatacctacttatatagtGCATTCACGTGACACGTCTTAAgatcttattattttacataagtaCCTAAACTTTTGAAgacagtacataatatttaataatatataaatatatatcaggcattaggtaggtatgtactttattataaattatttctgtgAAACATgacacaaacatttttttagtataatatcaaCTGGTAAAAGGCAAAAAAATTCAAGTGACAGTTTTACTACTTTTCAAgagtataaaatcaaattgttcATATAATGTTCTTAGAATTGGCATTAGGACTTTAGTTTTTATAGAAGCAGCTAAGTCTTagaaattaagttatatatttctattctattttatattcaaatagtgTGAGCGCTTGATTACTATTtggtatttattcaaaaatctacTTTTGATATATAATCATTGCTATATTAAAGTTGTAAAAAATCAATTAGAACTTTATtgggaataatatttaaaattgaaaaatgttgtaatacatattttattttgtatgctcGCTCAGACAATAAcccctaaaaatgtattaaaattaaggtATAATTTATCaagcttaattttaaaatgaaatggtCAGAACTCAGAAGAACTGGTGTTTGTGTGTTCAAAAGCTTAAATAATTGTCAGTTATCCCTTACTTTTTAGTATACACTGTGTTGTATGGTCTTTTATTTTACCAGTAGATATATaggaataagaaaatatattatgcataaccTAGAaccctgtttttttttataaaaatactataaatttgattttagaatttattttcctGGAGTTAgagaaaacattaaacaattaatcaATTGAAATTGAAACCCATGAAAAATATGAGAATTGTTGAAACACAAATGATAGATGCATTTGAAATCATTGAAACTGTTTTATCTGAACGTGTGAAAGATGATTGTGATTTGTTTGATGAACAATTTGCAATAAAGTTAAGGGAGTTTGATGAACATATACGTGCAAACATAATAAAagaaatgaattatattatttttcttgctgaatcaaatttactttaaataccAACCATGACCATCATTTTTAGCTTATTGATTAAATACTTCAAAACTTCAACTCTGACTAAATTTCAAAATCCTTGATTTCTTCCGAGTTACGTGAGTTACTTGTCAATATTCACTATGAATTCTCCTGCAAACCATATGTTATTAgtacttcaaaatattttttacctattaccattgattcaatatactataatatattgtatatttaatcaatgctattacattacaataattgtaatctTTCTTATTTATCGCCTATATGTTATACATACCTAaccaattaataatttctacaaACCTAGTCATACAGTCAAGAACACCACAAATACCATAAAATTGCTCCAcaatcaaaaatttattttattttcttaaataataactagtaatattatttataattataaatatttacaaaaaaaggaTATGTCATAGATAGAGTAttggttataactttataagtaatcatgtttaatttattttttaaaattaatttttattttaaccactTTAATGTATCATTTATTTAGTAGTCTTACTATAGTTTATTTGttgcttataaaattattttaaaaatatatgaacaataattttgttatgtaaTTGATaagtttaatcatttttttttttttgtataactaattatataatcttTAGACTTGGAATAAGtacttaatttatcaaatacctaattaaaattattttttgaaatatttattttgttttatggtgTCCCTACTCTGTTTGTTGGTATCCTGTggattttaaaagaattaaatggttatttatttaagttttcctaaatattttaacttttaagcacTATATCTACAAAGTaggatattaattaaatgtatttaatattcaatgggaatatatatgtaatatacttaattggacttatttttatttatataacaggttttttttaattttaattgtgctttacaaataataataatgctagttgctacattaaaaatctgtttttcttcaatatttattttgaaaatgtacaactgattattatcaaataattgtaacatttatttCTGTCTCTATACGAGTTTTTCTCACTTTCTCAGTGTGACAGTATTTGTTAGTAAACTTCTAAAGTGTATGCCGTATGGAGTTAAAATATGAGATAGATTTAACTTGATTATCactttataatacataggtacgtgCCACTCCGACGATAGTGCGTATGAACTCAATCGATCTAAAAACGCGCGCATAAGATGCTTCACGTATGATACGCGCTTTTGATGGTGATTTGGTCAAGCGTTTTGGTAAAATCcactaaattttttaaatatcaaaccatttcttaattaatcattattatttattactttattagattCGTTTATGGATATGCCATAAGCCGATGACGTTTACGATGCTAGGTAATGAACAATTCatgaactatttttatttatagatttgaaCCTCACGAGTTGAGTAGAATTATCAGATCGGGAGTTGATGAGTTGAGAGTCGACTCATCCATCATTAAAACTGACTAGTGAGCCGAGTTGAACGATTCAGTTCACCAGAATGAGTTGAAATACTCATCCCTAATAGAAACAGTACAACAGTGTACTTAAAGCCTTAAAGGTCGCATTTCGAGTGATGcgtgtaatatttgtaatatattatggaaaaattGGAAATAACAGAGGTCTATCTTAATCATTAAACCATCTATAGTTAGTTTCCCGCCAATGTGCAAAGTGCGTATCCGTTTATTCCGTTTACCGCCGTTTACGTTTTTGCACGTATTCCGGTATTGGCGACACTGCGGCACGCAGTCCGCCATATCTTGTAGCGCCGGCACCGCGTTGGCGGGTTCGAAAACCGACCGTTGGACTGTACGTCTTGCAGTACCACCACCACTGTACTCCGTAGGGCCACCATTCATTTTCATCGTTATCGCCGTGGCGTCGGTACGCCGTCGTAGTCGTTGCAGAGTAGTAACGCCTGGCACCTCACCCTTTCCCCCGGCTCACGGCAATCCGTCGCTGCTGTCCGCCCGCCCATCGTTGTGCCCGCTCATTCGTCCGACGGTTCCCGCGCTAACTGAATAATAACCGAAACCGATACCGTACGTGTccctgtacagtgtacatacaTTGCGAATTCCGAACGAGTGCGAGTGCGCCTGCAGCCAGATCTTTTCGCGATCCGTTTACCGCCTCCGTTTCCGTTCCGACGAACGTTCTTCAGTTTGTTTTGATTTCATACTCACGGTCACCACAATGCATAAAGGTACGTCTTCCAAGGGTACGTTTTGTTGTTTAAAATCGGTTTCGCATGGTGTGGCGTCATTGACTGACGCTCCGCTAGGATGGCGGTGTTCTGTTATCAAGGCCCGCGGGTCCTTAACTTTTCCCACTAGACGTGCACGGGCTTTTCCATTCCGTGTTTCCGTGTCCCGTCGCACCGCGTCCCCCGTCTGCGATGTTTGGTGTTGCGCGAGCGTTGGTGGACTCTTTTTTGTAACCGTTACAATTAAACGTACCATACTCTAGGGAACTGGAGTTGGTCATGATCTTAAACGAACTCAACGATAGTTACTGACGTTATTGCTTAGAAAACACACTTgtcaaatagtttattttagtatattttcaatgtttctgacttttatgataataacaaaGAATTAAATCCCAAatttcacaatatatatatatattttttttgttaaaaattatacacaatctTAAGGCACATTAAGAGTATGAGCTATgtgaaaaaaagaaagaaaacatGAACAATTTGAATGAAAAAGCCACCCATTGATGGCATTGTCTAAATTTCGCCaacatgattttaattttccattgtCAATGACAAGGTCTAAATTGCTTATCTATTCACTTTACACACAATGttcattttaaaaaccatagtatatattaattttaaataacttccgATTTGTGAGGATTTAACAAATAATCATTTTCTCTTAATTTGTTCagctattaacaaaaatatcgtATCTACTTAGCCTACTTACCTAAGTTTTCTACTTTTAAGTATATCTTATTCTAATTtaacctaaatatttattttgagcaaatcaaaattgttttaattatatatagtccCATTTTTTTTCAGGAGTGGCTGATAACGAGTATGAAATTGAGTCCATTTTATTTGATGATACATATGGGAGCAAAACAATGTATCTCGTTAAATGGAAAAATTATCCTATGGACCAGTGCACTTGGGAACCATATCGAAATTTAACAAACTGTTCTAACGCATTGAATGACTACAGATCAAATAAGATAGTTGCTGCTGACATTTATAAAACTGCACGTTTTAAAGACCTGTATGATTCACTTAATATTTTTGCTGATCAAGAATTGCTTGAATTGTTGCACCGTGTGCTCGTGGAAGGCATGCCATCTATAGAAGATAAGTTTGTTAGGGGTACTATTGCCTATTTATCAACAGTATCGCCAAGTAGTAGGAGTACATCATTAACTAAATTGATTAGACATAATTTAATGCTAATTGAAGTTAACAGAAAAAGGCAAAAACAACTTGATAAATTGTCTAAATGGCAAAATGAAATGGCTGCAGTTTGTGGATTTAGTTTAACTGTTGTAAACGATGTAGACTTTGAAGGCCCACCCAAACGGTTTTATTATGTGGATGAATGTGTGGCGGGCGAAGGAGTTATTATTCCAAACGACCCTCCAGTTTGGTACGTatttgagtattttattttaacttaaatgagtaatctatataatttttgatgtaGGTGCCACTGTGATGTTACCTGTGGAggaaaaaaacgtaaaaaaactGAATGTCATTT is a genomic window of Rhopalosiphum padi isolate XX-2018 chromosome 4, ASM2088224v1, whole genome shotgun sequence containing:
- the LOC132930093 gene encoding histone-lysine N-methyltransferase SUV39H2 isoform X2, with protein sequence MHKGVADNEYEIESILFDDTYGSKTMYLVKWKNYPMDQCTWEPYRNLTNCSNALNDYRSNKIVAADIYKTARFKDLYDSLNIFADQELLELLHRVLVEGMPSIEDKFVRGTIAYLSTVSPSSRSTSLTKLIRHNLMLIEVNRKRQKQLDKLSKWQNEMAAVCGFSLTVVNDVDFEGPPKRFYYVDECVAGEGVIIPNDPPVWCHCDVTCGGKKRKKTECHFGDFQLAYNKFKRVIVPQGTPIYECNKKCSCDNTCVNRVVQHGPSKNLKLQIFRTDNNRGWGVKTSISIKQGTYITKYTGEVITKSEADQRAVTHGSKSTYLFDLDYNTDKNDSVYSIDATTFGNVSHFINHSCDSNLAIFAVWIDCLDTNIPTLALFASRDIDAGEEITFNYMTSVNNESRRIKCKCLSKNCRGYLC
- the LOC132930093 gene encoding histone-lysine N-methyltransferase SUV39H2 isoform X1 codes for the protein MHKGTSSKGVADNEYEIESILFDDTYGSKTMYLVKWKNYPMDQCTWEPYRNLTNCSNALNDYRSNKIVAADIYKTARFKDLYDSLNIFADQELLELLHRVLVEGMPSIEDKFVRGTIAYLSTVSPSSRSTSLTKLIRHNLMLIEVNRKRQKQLDKLSKWQNEMAAVCGFSLTVVNDVDFEGPPKRFYYVDECVAGEGVIIPNDPPVWCHCDVTCGGKKRKKTECHFGDFQLAYNKFKRVIVPQGTPIYECNKKCSCDNTCVNRVVQHGPSKNLKLQIFRTDNNRGWGVKTSISIKQGTYITKYTGEVITKSEADQRAVTHGSKSTYLFDLDYNTDKNDSVYSIDATTFGNVSHFINHSCDSNLAIFAVWIDCLDTNIPTLALFASRDIDAGEEITFNYMTSVNNESRRIKCKCLSKNCRGYLC